A window of Actinomadura viridis genomic DNA:
GCGTCGATCGCCGCCACGCCCTCCAGCACGTAGGAGCGCTTGAACTCGCGGCCCAGCGCGCGCAGCCCCCGGCGCAGCTCGCGCCGCTGCCGCGGGATCACGTGGTCGGGCAGGGCGCGGCGGTCGGGACGCAGCGCGTTGCGTTCGGCGGCCACCGCCTCGGGCACGTCGAGGACGATCGCGACCGACAGCACGTCGTGCTCCTTGGCGATCCGCAGCAGCGACTCGCGGGCCTTCGGCTGGACGTTGGTGGCGTCCACGACGGTGAGCAGCCCGCGCCGCAGCCGCTTGCGGACGATGTAGTGCAGCAGGTCGAACGCGTCTCCCGTGGCCGACTGGTCGTTCTCGTCGTCCGACACCACGCCGCGGCAGAAGTCGGACGACACGACCTGCGTCGGCAGGAAGTGCTTGCGGGCGAAGTGCGACTTGCCGGAACCGGAGATGCCGGCCAGGACGACCAGCCCCATCTCCGGCACCCTGATCAGGGTTCCGGCCTCGGTCCCGTTCATCCGGCCTCCTTCGTGAAGACGCCCATCTGCGTGGGGGCGCCGACCTCGGGGTCGTCGTCGCCCACGGGCACGTACCGGACCCGGTAGCCGAACCCGGCGGCGACCCGGCCGGCCCATTCCTCGAACTCGGCGCGGGTCCATTCGAAACGGTGGTCGGAATGGCGCATCGCGCCGGGCGCCAGGCCCTCGTAGCGGACGTTGTACTCGGCGTTCGGCGTGGTGACGATCACGACCCGCGGCCGGGCGTCCCCGAACACCACCCGTTCCACGGCCCCGAGCCGGGGCGGGTCGACGTGCTCGACGACCTCCATCAGCACCGCCGCGTCGTACCCGCGGAACCGTTCGTCGGTGTAGGTCAGCGCGCTCTGGTGGATCTCCACCCGCGGCTCCCGGTCGGAGCCGTACGGGTCGGGCAGCCCGCGCCGGTGGGCGATCTGCACCGCGCGGTACGAGACGTCCACGCCGACGATCTTCTCGAAGCGGTCGTCCTGCCTGAGCCGGGCGACCAGCTTCCCGGTGCCGCAGCCCAGATCGATGACGCGGCGGGCCCGTTCGGCGTGCAGCGTCTCCAGCACGGCCCGGATCCGGCGCTCGGCCAGCGGGGCGGGCGGGGGCGCGGCCCGGACCTCCTCGTCGTCGGCCGGGCCGCCGGGCCCGGCCGCGGTGGGGTCGGTCGCGGGCGGCTCCTCGTCCAGCGGGTCGCGGTCCAGCTCGTCCTCGGGCGCGCCGTCGGCGTCGGCCAGCCGCCCGAGGGCGACGCGCACGAGACCCCGGCGGTTGGCCAGGTAGCGGCGGGTGATGGCGGCCCGGTCGGGGTGGTCGGCGAGCCAGCCCTCCCCCGCCCGGATCAGCTTGTCCACCTCGTCGGGCGCGATCCAGTAGTGCTTGGCGTCGTCCAGGACGGGAAGCAGCACGTACAGCTGGTTGAGCGCGTCGGCGAGGCGCGCCTCGCCGGTCAGCCGCAGCGTCACGTACCGCGAGTCGCCCCATTCGGGGAACCCGGGATCGAGCGGCACCGGGGCGGCGTCCACCCGCCAGCCGAGCGGCGCGAAGAACCGTTCGGCCTGGTCCGGCCCGCCGCGGCACGGCAGCGCGGGCAGGACGATCTCCAGCGGCAGCGCCCGGCCGGGCAGTTCGGGACGGGCGTCGCACCGGCCGCGCATCGCCGTCCGGAACGTCCCGGCCATGGCGGAGGCCAGCAGGGAGGAGGCCGCGTAGGGCCGGTCGTTGACGTACTGCCCCAGGGAGAAGTCGGGGGTCCCCTTGCCTCGCGTGCGCACCAGCGCGACGGGGTCGACGTCGAGGAGCAGCGCGGCCGTGCAGCGGTCCTCTCCCGATTCCGGGTAGAAGACGTGCGCCGTGCCGAAGGACTGCCCGAACGCCTGGACCCGGTCGGGATGCTTGTGCAGCAGGAAGCCGAGGTCGGACGCCGGGGGCGCGGTCGTGGTGATCGTCAGAAGCACGCCGACAGTGTGTCGGATATCCGACTTCCCGGACGAACCTTTTCCGTCCGGGCCGGAAAAGGAGTTGTCGGCCGGCGACCGTTCCGGGGAGGATCCGCGGTGAAATGAGCAGACATCCCCGGCGGGCGACCGCACAAGAGACCGTGGCCATTCTCGAGCGCGGCGAATACCGGGCCCCCTCAGGGCGTACCGTCCCGATCGCCTCCGCCGTCGACCGGTCCGTCCAGGGCACCGTCCTGTACGACCCGCAGCGGCTGGCGGCGCATCTGAAGACGATCGCCGCCGGTGATCCCGGCGGCCTCGCCACGCGCATCGAGGTCACCGGGGAGACGACGCTGGAGGCGGCACGGAGGCTCAGCGCGGCGGCCGGGGACGGCACGGTTCCCCTCGCGCTGAACTTCGCCTCCGCCAAGAATCCCGGCGGCGGATTCCTCAATGGCGCGCACGCCCAGGAAGAGGGCCTGGCCCGTTCTTCGGCGCTGTACGCGTCACTG
This region includes:
- a CDS encoding 3' terminal RNA ribose 2'-O-methyltransferase Hen1; the encoded protein is MLLTITTTAPPASDLGFLLHKHPDRVQAFGQSFGTAHVFYPESGEDRCTAALLLDVDPVALVRTRGKGTPDFSLGQYVNDRPYAASSLLASAMAGTFRTAMRGRCDARPELPGRALPLEIVLPALPCRGGPDQAERFFAPLGWRVDAAPVPLDPGFPEWGDSRYVTLRLTGEARLADALNQLYVLLPVLDDAKHYWIAPDEVDKLIRAGEGWLADHPDRAAITRRYLANRRGLVRVALGRLADADGAPEDELDRDPLDEEPPATDPTAAGPGGPADDEEVRAAPPPAPLAERRIRAVLETLHAERARRVIDLGCGTGKLVARLRQDDRFEKIVGVDVSYRAVQIAHRRGLPDPYGSDREPRVEIHQSALTYTDERFRGYDAAVLMEVVEHVDPPRLGAVERVVFGDARPRVVIVTTPNAEYNVRYEGLAPGAMRHSDHRFEWTRAEFEEWAGRVAAGFGYRVRYVPVGDDDPEVGAPTQMGVFTKEAG